A genomic segment from Hyalangium gracile encodes:
- a CDS encoding zinc-dependent alcohol dehydrogenase, producing the protein MRALTYQGPYRVRVETKPDPTIEHPQDVVLKVTRSAICGSDLHLLHGLIADTRVGCTFGHEFVGVVEETGREVKSLRKGDRVVVPFNISCGGCFYCQRGLTALCENSNPSSDLASGVYGYSHTTGGYEGGQAEYVRVPYADVGPMKVPDDMDDESVLFLSDILPTGYQGAEMGEIKGGETVVVFGAGPVGLFAMKSAWLMGAGRVIAVDHLPYRLAFAEQYAKVETVNFKEVGDVVMHLREMCNGRGPDVCIDAVGMEAEGSTMHKMLGLAKLEAGAPTAINWSISAVRKGGNVSIIGVYGPPWNLINIGTAMNKGLTLRMNQCNVRRYMPHLLEHIRAGRIDAKGIITHRFPLEDAPHAYHLFAQKRDGCIKCVLAPHGHA; encoded by the coding sequence ATGCGCGCACTGACGTATCAGGGACCCTATCGGGTTCGCGTGGAGACCAAGCCGGATCCGACCATCGAGCACCCGCAGGACGTCGTCCTGAAGGTGACCCGCTCGGCGATCTGTGGATCGGACCTGCACCTGCTGCACGGGCTCATCGCGGACACCCGCGTGGGCTGCACCTTCGGACATGAGTTCGTCGGCGTGGTGGAGGAGACGGGCCGCGAGGTGAAGAGCCTGCGCAAGGGCGACCGCGTGGTGGTGCCCTTCAACATCTCCTGCGGCGGGTGCTTCTACTGCCAGCGAGGGCTGACGGCGCTCTGCGAGAACTCCAACCCGTCCAGCGATCTGGCCAGCGGAGTGTACGGCTACTCGCACACCACCGGCGGCTATGAGGGAGGCCAGGCCGAGTACGTGCGCGTGCCCTACGCGGACGTGGGGCCGATGAAGGTCCCCGACGACATGGACGACGAGTCCGTGCTCTTCCTCAGCGACATCCTGCCCACGGGCTACCAGGGCGCGGAGATGGGGGAGATCAAGGGCGGCGAGACGGTGGTGGTGTTCGGCGCCGGGCCGGTGGGCCTGTTCGCCATGAAGTCCGCGTGGCTGATGGGGGCCGGGCGCGTCATCGCCGTGGACCACCTGCCCTACCGGCTGGCCTTCGCCGAGCAGTACGCCAAGGTGGAGACGGTGAACTTCAAGGAGGTGGGTGACGTGGTGATGCACCTGCGGGAGATGTGCAACGGCCGCGGGCCGGACGTGTGCATCGACGCGGTGGGCATGGAGGCCGAGGGCTCGACGATGCACAAGATGCTGGGCCTGGCGAAGCTGGAGGCCGGCGCGCCCACGGCGATCAACTGGAGCATCAGCGCGGTGCGCAAGGGCGGCAACGTGTCGATCATCGGCGTGTACGGCCCGCCGTGGAACCTGATCAACATCGGCACGGCGATGAACAAGGGCCTGACGCTGCGGATGAACCAGTGCAACGTGCGCCGGTACATGCCGCACCTGCTGGAGCACATCCGCGCGGGGCGCATCGACGCCAAGGGCATCATCACCCACCGCTTCCCGCTCGAGGACGCGCCGCACGCCTACCACCTGTTCGCCCAGAAGCGGGACGGCTGCATCAAGTGCGTCCTCGCTCCCCACGGCCACGCCTGA
- a CDS encoding ion transporter: MATHSEQSPPSGFRHRLHEIVFEADTPAGKLFDVVLLCAILLSVATVALESVAPIRERFGEELRAAEWGFTVLFTFEYLLRLVSVLKPWRYATSFFGVVDLIAILPTYLSLLLPGAQSLLVIRVLRLLRIFRVLKLASFLGQAEILLTALRASRQKIIVFLCGVMSTVVIMGALMYLVEGEKNGFDSIPRGMYWAVVTMTTVGFGDITPKTVVGQFIASLLMVAGYGILAVPTGIVSVELAAASRRHVDTQACPGCAAYGHDQDAVYCKHCGTALGPR; encoded by the coding sequence GTGGCCACGCACTCCGAGCAGAGTCCTCCCAGCGGCTTCCGGCACCGCCTCCACGAGATCGTCTTCGAGGCGGACACACCCGCTGGAAAGCTCTTCGATGTCGTCCTGCTGTGCGCCATCCTCCTGAGCGTCGCCACGGTGGCGCTGGAGAGCGTGGCCCCCATCCGCGAGCGCTTCGGGGAGGAGCTGCGCGCGGCGGAGTGGGGCTTCACCGTCCTCTTCACCTTCGAGTACCTGCTGCGGCTGGTGTCCGTCCTCAAGCCCTGGCGGTACGCGACCAGCTTCTTCGGGGTGGTGGACCTGATCGCCATCCTCCCCACCTACCTGAGCCTGCTGCTGCCGGGGGCCCAGTCGCTGCTGGTCATCCGGGTGCTGCGCCTGCTGCGCATCTTCCGGGTGCTCAAGCTCGCCAGCTTCCTGGGGCAGGCGGAGATCCTCCTCACGGCGCTGCGCGCCAGCCGTCAGAAGATCATCGTCTTCCTCTGCGGCGTCATGAGCACCGTCGTCATCATGGGCGCGCTCATGTACCTGGTGGAGGGCGAGAAGAACGGCTTCGACAGCATCCCGCGCGGCATGTACTGGGCCGTGGTGACCATGACGACGGTGGGCTTTGGCGACATCACCCCCAAGACGGTGGTGGGGCAGTTCATCGCGTCGCTGCTGATGGTCGCCGGCTACGGAATCCTCGCGGTGCCCACGGGCATCGTCTCCGTGGAGCTGGCCGCGGCCTCCCGCAGGCACGTGGACACCCAGGCCTGCCCCGGCTGCGCCGCGTACGGCCACGATCAGGACGCCGTGTACTGCAAGCACTGCGGCACGGCGCTGGGGCCGCGCTGA
- a CDS encoding PAS domain-containing sensor histidine kinase, protein MPSTAPLTPPSAPGLEARSESSPAGSDPERALLRHLVDAVSDPLLFTGPEGKILMANARARELLVASEGASEGRRRAVELNQQLFHTALVSAATGGASPVRRRDLSLLDPMEGTDLLFELDCTPVQEPGSPPGRVCVLRNVTDLGRATRALGESYRRLRASEQEARSERLRLDLVLDSVADPIILTDPSGGTVLMNDPAERLFAASHDSGEATRRRAHTNDAHLSSFLSHLLSPGGMRRWRGELTLVEPSTGAPLPMEAVATQVLSDQGEPTSIVTLLHDRTEAREKARLLEQLTTASNELEAKVHTATAELAEQNEKLRRQALQLEQASAAKSQFLANMSHEFRTPLNAILGYTSMLLQGVNGEMTPQQKRNLGRIDSNGRHLLQVINEILDITRIEAGRMPLNETDFMLPELIQEVMAEMDPIIARTKLAVSTSLEPELPELHSDRQKVKQIVLNLLSNALKFTHEGSVQVIAAYELATSTVTISVKDTGIGIAPEHQEKIFEDFQQVDSSPTRAYGGTGLGLSICRRLAAMMGGRVTVQSGLSQGSNFTLHLPRRMRRP, encoded by the coding sequence TTGCCGTCCACCGCCCCCCTGACGCCCCCCTCCGCGCCTGGGCTCGAGGCGCGCTCCGAGTCGAGCCCCGCCGGGTCCGATCCCGAGCGGGCCTTGCTGCGGCACCTGGTGGACGCGGTGTCGGACCCGCTGCTCTTCACCGGCCCCGAGGGGAAGATCCTCATGGCCAATGCCCGCGCCCGCGAGCTGCTCGTGGCGAGCGAGGGAGCCAGCGAGGGCCGCCGCCGCGCCGTGGAGCTCAACCAGCAGCTGTTCCACACCGCGCTGGTCAGCGCCGCCACCGGGGGCGCCTCGCCCGTGCGCCGCAGGGACCTGTCCCTGCTGGACCCCATGGAGGGCACGGATCTGCTCTTCGAGCTGGACTGCACCCCGGTCCAGGAGCCTGGCAGCCCTCCGGGGCGGGTGTGCGTGCTGCGCAACGTGACGGACCTGGGCCGCGCCACCCGGGCCCTGGGCGAGAGCTACCGGCGCCTGCGGGCCTCGGAGCAGGAGGCGCGCTCGGAGCGGCTGCGGCTGGATCTCGTCCTGGACTCGGTGGCAGACCCCATCATCCTCACGGATCCTTCCGGCGGCACGGTGCTGATGAATGATCCGGCCGAGCGCCTCTTCGCCGCCTCGCATGACAGCGGCGAGGCCACGCGGCGGCGCGCGCACACCAACGACGCGCACCTGTCCTCGTTCCTCTCGCACCTGCTCTCCCCGGGGGGCATGCGGCGCTGGCGGGGCGAGCTGACCCTGGTGGAGCCGTCCACCGGCGCGCCGCTGCCCATGGAGGCCGTGGCCACCCAGGTGCTGTCGGACCAGGGCGAGCCCACCTCCATCGTCACCCTGCTGCACGATCGGACCGAGGCGCGAGAGAAGGCCCGGCTCCTGGAGCAGCTGACGACCGCCTCCAACGAGCTGGAGGCCAAGGTCCACACGGCCACCGCGGAGCTGGCCGAGCAGAACGAGAAGCTGCGGCGGCAGGCGCTGCAGCTCGAGCAGGCCAGCGCGGCCAAGTCCCAGTTCCTGGCCAACATGTCCCACGAGTTCCGCACCCCGCTCAACGCCATCCTCGGCTACACGAGCATGCTCCTGCAGGGCGTCAACGGAGAGATGACGCCCCAGCAGAAGCGCAACCTGGGGCGCATCGACTCCAACGGCCGGCACCTGCTGCAGGTCATCAACGAGATCCTCGACATCACCCGCATCGAGGCGGGGCGGATGCCGCTCAACGAGACCGACTTCATGCTCCCGGAGCTCATCCAGGAGGTGATGGCGGAGATGGACCCCATCATCGCGCGCACGAAGCTGGCGGTGAGCACCTCGCTGGAGCCCGAGCTGCCGGAGCTGCACAGCGACCGGCAGAAGGTGAAGCAGATCGTCCTCAACCTGCTGTCCAACGCGCTGAAGTTCACCCACGAGGGGTCCGTGCAGGTGATCGCCGCGTATGAGCTGGCGACCTCCACCGTCACCATCTCCGTGAAGGACACGGGCATCGGCATCGCGCCGGAGCACCAGGAGAAGATCTTCGAGGACTTCCAGCAGGTCGACAGCTCGCCCACGCGAGCCTACGGGGGCACGGGCCTGGGTCTGTCCATCTGCCGACGTCTCGCCGCGATGATGGGGGGCCGCGTGACGGTGCAAAGCGGCCTGAGCCAGGGTTCCAACTTCACACTGCACCTGCCCCGTCGTATGAGGCGCCCATGA
- a CDS encoding response regulator encodes MTNSPAGDKPLVLVVDDYQDAREMYAEYLEFSGFRVAEAKNGAEALDKAFELLPDIILMDLSLPVIDGWEATRRLKNDERTKKIPVVALTGHALGQNEGAQVGCDAFVIKPCLPDTLVAEVKRVLATRAG; translated from the coding sequence ATGACGAATTCTCCGGCTGGAGACAAGCCGCTGGTGCTGGTCGTCGACGACTACCAGGACGCCCGGGAGATGTACGCGGAGTACCTGGAGTTCTCCGGCTTCCGCGTGGCGGAGGCGAAGAACGGGGCCGAGGCGCTGGACAAGGCCTTCGAGCTGCTGCCGGACATCATCCTGATGGATCTGTCGCTGCCGGTGATCGATGGCTGGGAGGCCACGCGCCGCCTGAAGAACGACGAGCGCACGAAGAAGATCCCCGTGGTGGCGCTGACCGGCCACGCGCTCGGCCAGAACGAGGGGGCGCAGGTGGGCTGCGACGCCTTCGTCATCAAGCCGTGCCTGCCAGACACGCTCGTGGCGGAGGTGAAGCGGGTGCTGGCGACACGGGCGGGGTGA
- a CDS encoding DNA-3-methyladenine glycosylase family protein: MSATSRAVAAVPLLPEAFTPAARRALGRADPHLAELMRRVGPFRLELRPLHSPFAALAESIVYQQLHGRAAATIFGRLCERVGKGPGFTPEALLATPDTALREAGLSAAKAAAVKDLARKTREGAVPTLAEVRRLSDAELIERFTQVRGIGQWTVEMLLIFRLGRPDVLPVDDFAIRKGFMLMRGLEESPRPREVLEYGERWRPWRTVASWYLWRSLDTPAAQETSSVAASRRPQSPQARRSKPRTSSSVTGRKSP; this comes from the coding sequence ATGTCCGCCACCTCGCGCGCAGTCGCCGCTGTTCCGCTGCTTCCTGAAGCCTTCACTCCCGCGGCCCGCCGGGCGCTGGGCCGCGCGGATCCCCACCTGGCGGAGCTGATGCGGCGGGTGGGGCCCTTCCGGCTCGAGCTGCGGCCGCTGCACAGCCCGTTCGCGGCGCTGGCCGAGTCCATCGTCTACCAGCAGCTCCACGGCCGCGCGGCGGCCACCATCTTCGGCCGGCTCTGCGAGCGGGTGGGCAAGGGGCCCGGCTTCACGCCCGAGGCGCTGCTGGCCACCCCGGACACGGCGCTGCGCGAGGCGGGGCTGTCGGCCGCCAAGGCCGCGGCGGTGAAGGACCTGGCGCGGAAGACGCGAGAGGGCGCGGTGCCCACGCTGGCCGAGGTCCGCCGGCTGAGCGACGCGGAGCTCATCGAGCGCTTCACGCAGGTGCGTGGAATCGGTCAGTGGACGGTGGAGATGCTGCTCATCTTCCGGCTCGGACGGCCGGACGTGCTGCCGGTGGATGACTTCGCCATCCGCAAGGGCTTCATGCTGATGCGGGGCCTGGAGGAGTCGCCGCGCCCGCGCGAGGTGCTGGAGTACGGCGAGCGCTGGCGGCCCTGGCGCACGGTGGCGAGCTGGTACCTCTGGCGCTCCCTGGATACGCCCGCGGCTCAGGAGACGTCGAGCGTCGCGGCGTCCAGGCGTCCCCAGTCGCCCCAGGCCCGGAGGAGCAAGCCGCGCACCTCTTCCTCCGTCACGGGCCGGAAGTCGCCGTAG
- a CDS encoding FAD-dependent oxidoreductase produces the protein MTEERIHKSLWTTTAPGRRFPALAGDLTVDVAVVGAGIAGLTTAWLLQRAGKKVVVLEMNRLLTGQTGQTTAHLTELLDTPYYTLRSDFGEKGARLAAASSRASIEQIAALVEELGVDCGFQRVPMFRYAETDSQLRDIEKEVAAARELGLQASFSRDVPLPYPVKGALRLENQALFHPRSYLLAMAERLEKEGCLIYEDTRVVDVQDGAPCRVVTEHGTVLATDVVEATTTPLNRVFMHTKLYPYRTYSVAGPLNAPLEPGLYYDSQDPYHYIRTQRIDGADYLIVGGEDHKVGTEEDTERHFAALEAYTRRLFPVTRITHRWSGQVIEPADGLAYIGRNSASRHTYVATGFSGTGMTWGTLSAMILSDLILGRENPYAALHDATRVKVRAGARDFIQENAEVAFHFVADRLSRPAGHALSEVAPGEGKILEVEGRKVAVYREEGGACHAVSPVCTHLGCHVHWNRAERSWDCPCHGARYSPTGKVLNGPAVKDLASKKLPAEASNASPNTTHGDDR, from the coding sequence ATGACCGAAGAGCGGATCCACAAATCGCTCTGGACGACGACGGCCCCGGGCCGCCGCTTTCCGGCGCTGGCGGGGGACCTGACGGTGGACGTGGCGGTGGTGGGCGCTGGCATCGCGGGCCTGACCACGGCGTGGCTCCTCCAGCGGGCGGGCAAGAAGGTGGTGGTGCTGGAGATGAACCGGCTGCTCACCGGGCAGACCGGACAGACGACCGCGCACCTCACCGAGCTGCTGGACACCCCCTACTACACGCTGCGCTCGGACTTCGGGGAGAAGGGGGCGCGGCTGGCGGCCGCCTCCAGCCGCGCGTCCATCGAGCAGATCGCCGCGCTGGTGGAGGAGCTGGGCGTGGACTGCGGCTTCCAGCGCGTGCCGATGTTCCGCTACGCGGAGACGGACAGTCAGCTGCGAGACATCGAGAAGGAGGTGGCCGCGGCGCGCGAGCTGGGGCTGCAGGCCAGCTTCTCGCGGGACGTGCCGCTGCCGTACCCGGTGAAGGGCGCGCTGCGACTGGAGAACCAGGCGCTCTTCCACCCGCGGTCCTACCTGCTCGCGATGGCCGAGCGCCTCGAGAAGGAAGGCTGCCTCATCTACGAGGACACGCGCGTGGTGGACGTGCAGGACGGCGCGCCCTGCCGCGTCGTCACCGAGCACGGCACCGTGCTGGCCACGGACGTGGTGGAGGCGACGACCACGCCGCTCAACCGCGTGTTCATGCACACCAAGCTCTACCCCTACCGCACCTATTCGGTGGCGGGGCCGCTCAACGCGCCGCTGGAGCCGGGCCTCTATTACGACAGCCAGGACCCGTACCACTACATCCGCACGCAGCGCATCGACGGGGCGGACTACCTCATCGTCGGCGGCGAGGACCACAAGGTCGGCACGGAGGAGGACACGGAGCGGCACTTCGCGGCGCTCGAGGCGTACACGCGCCGGCTCTTCCCCGTCACGCGCATCACCCACCGGTGGTCCGGCCAGGTCATCGAGCCGGCGGACGGGCTGGCGTACATCGGCCGGAACAGCGCCTCGCGGCACACGTACGTGGCCACGGGCTTCTCCGGCACGGGCATGACGTGGGGCACGCTGTCCGCGATGATCCTCTCGGATCTCATCCTCGGGCGGGAGAACCCGTACGCCGCGCTCCATGACGCCACGCGCGTGAAGGTGAGGGCGGGCGCCAGGGACTTCATCCAGGAGAACGCGGAGGTGGCCTTCCACTTCGTCGCGGATCGGCTCTCGCGGCCGGCCGGGCACGCGCTGTCCGAGGTGGCGCCGGGCGAGGGGAAGATCCTCGAGGTGGAGGGGCGGAAGGTGGCCGTCTACCGCGAGGAGGGCGGCGCCTGCCATGCCGTCTCGCCGGTGTGCACGCACCTGGGCTGCCACGTGCACTGGAACCGCGCCGAGCGCTCCTGGGACTGCCCCTGCCACGGCGCCCGCTACAGCCCCACCGGCAAGGTGCTCAACGGCCCGGCCGTCAAGGATCTCGCCTCCAAGAAGCTGCCCGCGGAGGCCTCGAATGCTTCACCCAACACCACGCACGGAGACGACCGATGA
- a CDS encoding GvpL/GvpF family gas vesicle protein, with translation MDPWAEPSGSRGVYVYGVLRSREDLSFGAIGLGTPPAEVGTVCEGGLAAVVSAGPAGVPDPTRDNVLAHHRVQEAVMREHTLLPTAFGLTVSGRQQVVELLRSAHDAFTDVLARLEGQLELGLKVLWDRDLIPMEAARHDAQTIVEALRPHATATRVVSPIGERMILNVAFLVAREQAVSFDAKVRSLAARFELLTFQYTGPWAPYHFTDIRLRREPGAPALPSASD, from the coding sequence ATGGATCCCTGGGCCGAGCCCTCGGGCTCTCGCGGCGTCTATGTCTATGGGGTGCTGCGCTCACGAGAGGACCTGAGCTTTGGCGCCATCGGCCTCGGCACACCTCCGGCGGAGGTGGGGACGGTGTGCGAGGGAGGCCTGGCGGCGGTGGTGTCCGCGGGGCCGGCTGGCGTGCCGGACCCGACGCGGGACAACGTGCTGGCCCACCACCGCGTGCAGGAGGCGGTGATGCGCGAGCACACGCTGCTGCCCACGGCCTTCGGCCTCACCGTCTCCGGGCGCCAGCAGGTGGTGGAGCTGCTGCGCTCGGCCCATGACGCCTTCACGGACGTGCTGGCGCGGCTGGAGGGGCAGCTGGAGCTGGGCCTGAAGGTGCTGTGGGATCGCGACCTGATTCCCATGGAGGCGGCCCGGCACGACGCGCAGACCATCGTGGAGGCCCTGAGGCCGCACGCCACGGCGACGCGGGTGGTGAGCCCCATCGGGGAGCGGATGATCCTCAACGTGGCCTTCCTCGTGGCGCGAGAGCAGGCGGTGAGCTTCGACGCGAAGGTGCGCTCGCTGGCCGCGCGCTTCGAGCTGCTCACGTTCCAGTACACGGGCCCGTGGGCGCCCTACCACTTCACGGACATCCGCCTGCGGCGCGAGCCCGGGGCGCCAGCCCTCCCGTCCGCCTCGGACTGA
- a CDS encoding lipase family protein: MTQPTLPAIAIPMGQANVAAFAAFQKKSWTAPSGWKQVDQVTGWDTIFSVLGSEELYAFLWQSTSDSSQFLIGFRGTANPTDLEDDTFYFTTSFSAWNASSTPTPTPQVAKGWYGIYTKTGGSMTASMQAQLFALISKWNIQTLYISGHSLGGALAELFALDLAVSLPSVSATILTYAAPMVGIESWTSAYAANSTTAATIRVVNQYDIVPALPPRTVAPNYGQVGQEFDVSFRDPNESILHELRNLEIRHEMFNYLTVVTTLLLNPPQQWPFSFTDGVYNGQNGQPLITDEAYQPSSAAVQNRDALLAARRQSKARTAAAS; encoded by the coding sequence ATGACGCAGCCCACCCTCCCAGCCATCGCCATCCCCATGGGCCAGGCCAACGTCGCCGCCTTCGCCGCCTTCCAGAAGAAGTCCTGGACCGCGCCGTCCGGCTGGAAACAGGTCGACCAGGTCACCGGCTGGGACACCATCTTCAGCGTCCTGGGCTCCGAGGAGCTCTACGCGTTCCTGTGGCAGTCGACGTCCGACTCCTCGCAGTTCCTCATCGGCTTCCGCGGCACCGCCAACCCCACGGACCTGGAGGACGACACGTTCTACTTCACCACCTCGTTCTCGGCATGGAATGCGTCGAGCACGCCGACCCCCACGCCGCAGGTGGCCAAGGGCTGGTACGGCATCTACACGAAGACGGGCGGCTCGATGACCGCGTCGATGCAGGCGCAGCTCTTCGCGCTCATCAGCAAGTGGAACATCCAGACGCTCTACATCAGCGGCCACAGCCTCGGGGGCGCGCTCGCGGAGCTGTTCGCGCTCGATCTGGCCGTGAGCCTGCCCTCGGTCTCCGCGACGATCCTCACCTATGCCGCGCCGATGGTGGGCATCGAGTCCTGGACCAGCGCGTACGCGGCCAACTCCACCACCGCCGCCACGATTCGCGTCGTCAACCAGTACGACATCGTCCCCGCGCTGCCGCCGAGAACGGTGGCTCCCAACTATGGCCAGGTGGGTCAGGAGTTCGACGTCTCGTTCCGCGACCCGAACGAGAGCATCCTCCACGAGCTGCGAAACCTCGAGATCCGCCACGAGATGTTCAACTACCTCACCGTCGTCACCACCTTGCTGCTGAACCCGCCGCAGCAGTGGCCCTTCTCGTTCACCGATGGGGTGTACAACGGCCAGAACGGCCAGCCCCTCATCACCGACGAGGCCTACCAGCCATCCAGCGCCGCGGTGCAGAACCGCGACGCGCTGCTGGCGGCTCGGCGGCAGTCCAAGGCCAGGACCGCCGCCGCGAGCTGA
- a CDS encoding LysR substrate-binding domain-containing protein has protein sequence MALRPDWLPALAAFEAAARHQNFAHAAEELHLTASAVSHHVRRLEAQLEVPLFQRHARGVTLTAEGRQLADAAGTALADVDSVLRGLRAAREEQDVVRISTLHSLTYCWLLPRLPAFMAAQPRIRLTVDTEAALTRFEDGGPDLAIRHGAGHWPGLTAHHLMDETLFPVTSPKLPGLASITEPEHIARLPLIADLSRQGWHDWFRAVGVHGVKLDERYRFSDTTDALNAAAFGLGAALAREKIATPYLAEGRLVRLPGPSVKARFGYYVVYPSHRRLRASARVFVDWLMTLR, from the coding sequence ATGGCCCTGCGTCCCGACTGGCTCCCAGCCCTTGCGGCGTTCGAAGCCGCCGCCCGCCACCAGAACTTCGCCCACGCCGCCGAGGAACTGCACCTCACGGCGAGCGCCGTCAGCCACCATGTGCGCAGGCTCGAAGCGCAGCTGGAGGTGCCCCTGTTCCAGCGCCACGCGCGGGGGGTGACCTTGACCGCCGAGGGGCGCCAGCTCGCCGACGCCGCCGGCACCGCGCTGGCCGACGTGGACAGCGTGCTGCGGGGCCTGCGCGCGGCGCGAGAGGAGCAGGATGTCGTGCGCATCTCCACCCTGCACTCGCTGACCTACTGCTGGCTGCTGCCGCGCCTGCCGGCGTTCATGGCCGCGCAGCCACGCATCCGGCTCACCGTGGATACCGAGGCGGCGCTGACGCGCTTCGAGGATGGGGGACCTGATCTGGCCATCCGCCATGGGGCCGGGCACTGGCCGGGGCTGACGGCCCATCACCTCATGGACGAGACCTTGTTCCCGGTCACCTCGCCGAAGCTGCCGGGGTTGGCCAGCATCACGGAGCCCGAGCACATCGCGCGGCTGCCGTTGATCGCTGATCTCTCGCGGCAGGGCTGGCACGACTGGTTCCGCGCCGTCGGCGTGCATGGCGTCAAACTCGACGAGCGTTACCGATTCAGCGACACGACGGATGCCTTGAACGCGGCCGCCTTCGGGCTCGGCGCGGCGCTGGCTCGAGAGAAGATCGCGACACCGTATCTGGCCGAGGGGCGGCTGGTGCGGCTGCCGGGGCCGTCGGTGAAGGCAAGGTTCGGGTACTACGTGGTGTATCCCTCCCATCGACGACTGCGGGCATCGGCGCGAGTCTTCGTGGACTGGCTGATGACGCTGCGTTGA
- a CDS encoding phosphoribosyltransferase gives MITPFSHRAHAGEVLARSLARFAGRHDVTVLGVPNGGAVVAFEVARHLAAPLDLCFLEPISPAQGEATLGLLGWPPAQQLHEPVINALGMSDEPLRQATARAWRRLRQRIHALRPPSPPPSLHGRTVILVDEGAAQGVLLQELAGLVRRTGARTVVAAVPVGAREGLRLLAPDFDDVVCPWQPVPFDVLPSFYGDFRPVTEEEVRGLLLRAWGDWGRLDAATLDVS, from the coding sequence ATGATCACTCCCTTCTCCCACCGGGCTCACGCGGGTGAGGTGCTCGCCCGCTCGCTCGCGCGGTTCGCAGGACGGCACGACGTCACCGTGCTCGGCGTCCCCAACGGCGGGGCCGTCGTCGCCTTCGAGGTCGCGCGTCACCTCGCCGCGCCGCTGGATCTCTGCTTCCTGGAGCCCATCAGCCCCGCCCAGGGAGAGGCCACCCTCGGGCTGCTCGGCTGGCCGCCGGCGCAGCAGCTCCACGAGCCCGTCATCAACGCGCTCGGAATGAGCGACGAGCCGCTGCGGCAGGCCACCGCCCGGGCCTGGCGGCGGCTGCGCCAGCGGATCCACGCCCTGCGTCCTCCCTCGCCCCCACCCTCGCTCCATGGGCGCACGGTGATTCTGGTGGACGAGGGCGCGGCCCAGGGCGTGCTGCTCCAGGAGCTGGCGGGGCTGGTGCGCCGCACGGGAGCGCGCACCGTGGTGGCCGCGGTGCCCGTGGGAGCTCGCGAGGGGCTGCGGCTGCTCGCCCCGGACTTCGATGACGTCGTCTGCCCCTGGCAGCCCGTGCCCTTCGACGTGCTCCCGTCCTTCTACGGCGACTTCCGGCCCGTGACGGAGGAAGAGGTGCGCGGCTTGCTCCTCCGGGCCTGGGGCGACTGGGGACGCCTGGACGCCGCGACGCTCGACGTCTCCTGA
- a CDS encoding hemerythrin domain-containing protein, whose protein sequence is MNALDLLKEQHEEVSKLFKKFEKLDDGASAERRELFIMIADRLSAHATIEEQYFYPSIKTDKSEALVREALEEHLGVKRFIADLLDMAPTDENFDAKMKVLKENVEHHVEEEEEELFPMVRRILNDDQLLALGVQMKAEFEELMKTEPRNEVPMQTDEAAPI, encoded by the coding sequence ATGAACGCGCTTGATCTGCTCAAGGAACAGCACGAAGAGGTGAGCAAGCTCTTCAAGAAGTTCGAGAAGCTGGACGACGGAGCTTCCGCCGAGCGCCGAGAGCTCTTCATCATGATCGCCGACCGGCTCTCGGCCCACGCCACCATCGAGGAGCAGTACTTCTATCCCTCCATCAAGACGGACAAGAGCGAGGCTCTCGTCCGCGAGGCCCTGGAGGAGCACCTGGGCGTCAAGCGCTTCATCGCGGACCTGCTCGACATGGCGCCGACCGACGAGAACTTCGACGCGAAGATGAAGGTGCTCAAGGAGAACGTCGAGCACCACGTCGAGGAGGAGGAGGAGGAGCTCTTCCCGATGGTGCGGCGCATCCTCAACGACGACCAGCTCCTGGCGCTCGGCGTCCAGATGAAGGCGGAGTTCGAGGAGCTGATGAAGACCGAGCCGCGCAACGAAGTGCCGATGCAGACGGACGAGGCGGCTCCCATCTGA